The Sphaerospermopsis torques-reginae ITEP-024 genome has a window encoding:
- a CDS encoding sigma-70 family RNA polymerase sigma factor: MTNDFLGRDDDALNQELQQLVNEAKRYPADSKSPTDRAKRRIALNKLINAIRGSGKLSKQIQWWESPNYEDYYHEALQLTFIEICQKIEQYNPQYPVMAWVNIIFSRRISDVGKKDQKRGITQLPKHQKVTQVLSLDEINKDFPVDNEISEQQQLKEIIENDPENVLKNDCIKDHPQANLQAILLLVLNGKQWQEISEELEVPLSTASSFYQRRMRKIITYLKKYI; encoded by the coding sequence ATGACAAATGATTTTCTAGGAAGAGACGACGATGCGCTCAACCAAGAACTACAACAGCTAGTTAATGAAGCCAAGCGATATCCGGCTGACAGTAAAAGTCCCACGGATAGAGCCAAAAGACGCATAGCTTTAAATAAGCTGATTAATGCTATTCGCGGTTCTGGGAAATTGAGCAAGCAAATTCAGTGGTGGGAATCACCAAACTATGAAGATTATTATCATGAAGCATTACAACTTACATTCATAGAAATTTGTCAAAAAATTGAACAATATAATCCTCAATATCCAGTGATGGCATGGGTAAATATAATTTTTTCCCGGCGAATTTCTGATGTGGGTAAAAAAGACCAAAAAAGAGGGATTACTCAACTTCCTAAGCATCAAAAAGTTACTCAAGTGCTGTCTTTAGATGAAATCAACAAAGATTTCCCAGTAGACAATGAAATATCTGAGCAACAACAGTTAAAGGAAATTATTGAGAATGATCCAGAGAATGTTTTAAAAAATGACTGTATTAAAGATCATCCCCAAGCTAATTTGCAAGCTATTCTGTTGTTGGTTTTAAATGGTAAGCAATGGCAAGAAATTTCTGAGGAATTAGAAGTACCACTTTCGACAGCTTCTAGTTTTTACCAGCGGCGGATGCGTAAAATTATTACTTATTTAAAGAAATATATATAG
- a CDS encoding transglutaminase TgpA family protein: MAKTNFKVLIVNFLVILGLGLGIFAVLPRFPGYQLRSFPVSTPIQLQGEFTGRSIINPGYVREGNGGGDGNGNADATGQGSSGEPGTVDSNFYYGFNSEMNQNLRGEMKPKVVMRVRSQAEGFWRVLAFDQYTGKGWKISRNDDVTTLRRSSWSYKIDLDLPLIKTPTREVVQTYNVVSDLPNLIPALSYPKEIYFPGPVIAVDQEGGLRSPVQLSEGMTYTVLSEVPYRDRTLLGKADTKYPKEIKDYYLQIPPEIADKVRQKTEAILADYNRQRVSRTEDVRTLNSVYEKTLYLAQYLKQNYSFPENPLGLPHLDKNDDLVESFLFKHQGGYPDHFSTVLTVMLRSIGIPARLVAGFAPGEFNPFTGMYIVKNTDAYAMTEVYFPKYGWFAFDPIPNHPLIPPSIEEYQTFSVLRQFWNWIAGWLPSPVTGLLNGLFGTLFRWLFRAIAWFFSLFSQGWVGIFTGLIVGTITAFFGWLGWVQWKKWLNRKWLKKLPPMERLYQQMLQWTAEKGLGKHPAQTPLEYAQVSYNQHPRETAQVIDEICQAYVSWRYGGNSPNWQELQQRWKELQKMKAISK, encoded by the coding sequence ATTGCCAAAACTAATTTTAAAGTTTTAATTGTCAATTTTTTGGTGATTTTAGGTTTAGGACTGGGAATTTTTGCTGTTTTACCTCGTTTTCCAGGTTATCAATTACGTTCTTTTCCTGTGAGTACGCCAATTCAGTTACAAGGCGAGTTTACAGGACGTAGTATCATTAATCCTGGTTATGTTCGAGAAGGCAATGGTGGTGGTGATGGTAATGGTAATGCTGATGCTACAGGACAGGGAAGCAGTGGTGAACCAGGAACGGTAGATAGTAATTTTTATTACGGTTTTAATAGCGAGATGAACCAAAACCTGCGGGGGGAAATGAAACCCAAGGTGGTGATGCGGGTGAGGTCCCAAGCGGAAGGTTTTTGGCGGGTTTTGGCTTTTGATCAATACACTGGTAAGGGTTGGAAAATTTCTCGTAATGATGATGTTACTACTTTAAGACGTTCATCTTGGTCCTACAAAATAGACTTGGATCTACCATTAATCAAAACTCCTACTAGAGAAGTTGTACAAACTTATAATGTGGTATCAGATTTACCTAATTTGATACCTGCTTTGTCTTATCCCAAGGAAATCTATTTTCCTGGTCCTGTGATCGCTGTCGATCAGGAAGGGGGTTTGCGATCGCCTGTACAATTATCGGAAGGTATGACTTATACTGTACTATCGGAAGTCCCATACCGCGATCGCACTTTGTTGGGTAAGGCTGATACTAAATACCCCAAGGAAATTAAGGATTATTATCTACAAATACCGCCGGAAATTGCTGATAAAGTCCGCCAAAAAACGGAAGCAATTCTCGCTGATTATAATCGTCAACGGGTTTCCCGTACTGAAGATGTCAGAACTCTTAATTCAGTTTACGAAAAAACACTTTATCTTGCTCAGTATCTCAAACAAAATTACTCTTTTCCAGAAAACCCTCTCGGACTACCTCATCTAGATAAAAATGATGATTTGGTAGAGTCTTTTTTATTCAAACATCAAGGCGGTTATCCAGACCATTTTTCTACTGTTTTAACTGTGATGTTGCGTTCTATAGGCATTCCTGCACGGTTGGTAGCTGGTTTTGCTCCGGGTGAGTTTAATCCGTTTACGGGGATGTATATTGTCAAAAATACGGATGCTTACGCTATGACAGAGGTGTATTTTCCTAAATATGGCTGGTTTGCGTTTGATCCTATTCCCAATCATCCTTTAATTCCGCCTTCCATTGAAGAATATCAAACTTTTAGCGTATTACGTCAATTTTGGAACTGGATAGCTGGTTGGTTGCCTTCACCGGTTACTGGTTTATTAAATGGTTTATTTGGTACATTATTTAGATGGTTGTTTAGGGCGATCGCTTGGTTTTTCTCTTTATTCTCTCAAGGTTGGGTAGGGATTTTCACTGGTTTAATTGTAGGAACAATAACTGCTTTCTTTGGGTGGTTAGGTTGGGTACAGTGGAAAAAATGGCTTAATCGTAAGTGGTTGAAGAAGTTACCGCCTATGGAAAGGCTGTATCAACAAATGTTGCAATGGACAGCGGAAAAAGGTTTAGGTAAACATCCAGCGCAGACACCTTTGGAATATGCTCAGGTATCATATAACCAACATCCCAGAGAAACAGCACAAGTAATTGATGAAATTTGTCAAGCTTATGTGAGTTGGCGTTATGGTGGGAATAGTCCTAATTGGCAAGAATTACAGCAACGGTGGAAAGAGTTGCAAAAGATGAAAGCTATTAGTAAGTGA